In one window of Paraflavitalea soli DNA:
- a CDS encoding DUF2264 domain-containing protein — protein MKRTILAICCIVCAIAVQAQTPKKNSQPVNDRKQWLAHLDKLARPVLSNLAAGTLRQNMPVILSPKVDNAANRAQVAYLEAFGRVLAGIAPWLNGEGGTAEEQALRNQYREWTLKAIAHAVDTADKDYMRFTGGQPLVDASFMALGLVRCPWLWEHLDPKVQANVIAAFKATRSIVPGYSNWILFSGMIEAFFCKYGVDYDGVRIEYGIREFAGNWYLGDGVYGDGPQFHWDYYNSYVIQPYLGNILEVLRKRNPRAYDWYAPKFEQISKRYAVIQERLINTDGTFPVTGRSICYRGGAFHHLADMAWRKQLPQEITPAQVRSALTAVINKTFEPASTFTKDGWLNIGLYGSQPGLAEGYINTGSVYLCTTIFLPLGLPETDEFWAAPAAPWTAVKVWSGQDMPADHAVDVR, from the coding sequence ATGAAAAGAACCATCCTGGCGATCTGTTGTATTGTGTGCGCAATAGCAGTACAGGCACAAACCCCAAAGAAAAATAGCCAGCCCGTCAACGATAGAAAACAATGGCTGGCCCACCTCGATAAACTCGCCCGGCCTGTATTGTCCAACCTCGCGGCAGGCACCCTCCGGCAAAACATGCCCGTGATCTTATCACCCAAGGTCGACAACGCCGCCAACCGCGCCCAGGTAGCTTACCTCGAAGCATTTGGAAGGGTACTCGCAGGCATCGCCCCCTGGCTCAACGGCGAAGGCGGTACCGCTGAAGAACAGGCCCTCCGCAATCAATACCGCGAATGGACCCTCAAAGCCATCGCCCATGCAGTAGATACCGCCGACAAAGATTATATGCGTTTCACCGGTGGTCAGCCATTGGTTGATGCTTCCTTCATGGCCCTGGGCCTCGTACGTTGCCCCTGGTTATGGGAACACCTCGATCCCAAAGTACAGGCCAATGTAATAGCCGCTTTTAAAGCCACCCGCTCTATTGTACCGGGTTATAGCAACTGGATCCTCTTTTCAGGAATGATAGAAGCCTTCTTCTGTAAATATGGGGTCGACTATGATGGAGTGCGCATTGAGTATGGTATCCGAGAATTTGCCGGCAACTGGTATCTGGGCGATGGGGTTTATGGCGATGGTCCCCAGTTCCATTGGGATTATTACAACAGCTATGTGATACAGCCCTACCTGGGCAATATCCTCGAAGTATTGCGCAAACGCAATCCCCGGGCTTATGATTGGTATGCACCTAAGTTCGAGCAGATCAGCAAACGGTATGCAGTGATCCAGGAGCGCCTCATCAATACCGATGGCACTTTCCCCGTTACCGGTCGTTCCATTTGTTACCGCGGCGGCGCTTTCCACCACCTGGCCGATATGGCCTGGAGAAAACAATTGCCCCAGGAAATAACGCCGGCACAGGTTAGAAGCGCCCTCACTGCCGTGATCAATAAAACCTTTGAACCCGCTTCTACTTTTACCAAAGATGGCTGGCTCAACATAGGCTTGTATGGTAGCCAGCCCGGCCTCGCCGAAGGGTATATCAATACAGGCAGTGTATACCTCTGCACAACCATCTTCTTACCACTCGGATTGCCCGAAACCGATGAATTCTGGGCTGCTCCCGCAGCACCCTGGACTGCCGTAAAAGTGTGGAGCGGACAGGACATGCCGGCCGACCATGCCGTGGACGTCAGGTAA
- a CDS encoding DUF4251 domain-containing protein, giving the protein MKALQLTRKLAMLLVATLVLTATLMAQNEKADKKAEQAAATKALIDAQRYVFKPQSANPMRGRTVQLTAEYTVKVGKDTIIADLPYFGRAFSAPIDPTKGGIQFNSTKFDYKLETIKKGWQVTIKPADVSDVQQFFLTIFNNGSATLQVTSNNRTPISFNGYVVERK; this is encoded by the coding sequence ATGAAAGCACTGCAATTAACAAGGAAGCTGGCTATGTTATTGGTGGCAACACTGGTACTCACAGCTACACTGATGGCGCAAAACGAGAAAGCCGACAAGAAAGCTGAACAGGCTGCAGCCACCAAGGCCTTGATAGATGCCCAGCGCTATGTATTTAAACCACAAAGTGCCAATCCCATGCGCGGTCGTACCGTGCAACTTACAGCAGAGTATACCGTGAAAGTGGGCAAGGACACCATCATAGCTGACCTGCCTTATTTCGGACGCGCTTTTTCGGCGCCCATCGATCCCACCAAAGGAGGCATACAATTCAATTCAACCAAATTTGATTACAAACTCGAAACCATTAAGAAAGGCTGGCAGGTAACCATCAAGCCCGCTGATGTGAGTGATGTACAACAGTTCTTCCTCACCATCTTCAACAATGGCTCCGCTACCTTACAGGTCACCAGCAACAACCGCACACCGATATCCTTTAATGGATATGTAGTGGAGCGGAAGTAG
- a CDS encoding glycoside hydrolase family 43 protein, whose product MRYLLLAGLMGLGLIAGAQTKKTSGNPLFEGWYADPEGVIFNKEYWVYPTYSDKYEKQVFLDAFSSGDLLTWQKHARIVDTAAIKWANKAMWAPAIVEKDKKYYLFFSANDIQNNNEAGGIGVAVADRPQGPFKDLLGKPLLDKFYNGAQPIDQFVFKDKDGQYYMIYGGWRHCNIVKLKNDFTGFVPFADGSTFKEITPKGYVEGPFLFIRDQKYYFMWSEGGWGGPNYKVAYAMSNSPFGPFERIGTVLQQDSAVATGAGHHSVIQVPGKDDWYIVYHRRPLGETAANHRVTCIDKMVFDKDGLIQPVKITFEGVKRNKLK is encoded by the coding sequence ATGAGATATTTGTTGTTGGCCGGATTGATGGGCCTTGGTTTGATAGCGGGAGCGCAGACGAAAAAAACATCCGGCAACCCCCTATTTGAAGGCTGGTATGCCGACCCCGAAGGAGTTATCTTCAATAAGGAATATTGGGTATATCCTACTTATTCAGACAAGTATGAAAAGCAGGTATTCCTGGATGCATTCTCCTCTGGGGATCTGCTGACCTGGCAAAAACATGCACGGATAGTGGATACGGCCGCGATCAAATGGGCCAATAAGGCGATGTGGGCGCCGGCCATTGTAGAGAAGGACAAAAAATACTACCTGTTCTTTTCCGCTAATGATATCCAGAACAACAATGAAGCCGGCGGGATTGGTGTGGCGGTGGCCGACCGGCCACAAGGTCCCTTTAAAGACCTGCTGGGCAAGCCATTGCTGGATAAATTTTACAATGGTGCTCAGCCAATCGATCAGTTTGTATTCAAAGACAAAGACGGGCAATACTATATGATCTATGGCGGCTGGCGGCATTGCAATATTGTAAAGTTGAAGAACGACTTTACGGGTTTTGTACCTTTTGCAGATGGCAGCACGTTCAAAGAGATCACGCCCAAAGGCTATGTGGAAGGCCCTTTCCTATTTATCCGGGATCAGAAATATTATTTCATGTGGTCGGAAGGCGGCTGGGGCGGCCCTAATTATAAAGTGGCTTATGCCATGTCGAACTCACCGTTTGGTCCTTTTGAAAGGATCGGTACGGTATTGCAGCAGGATTCAGCGGTAGCTACGGGCGCAGGGCATCATTCGGTGATCCAGGTACCCGGCAAGGATGACTGGTACATTGTGTATCACCGCAGGCCGCTGGGAGAAACGGCAGCTAATCACCGGGTGACCTGCATTGATAAAATGGTCTTTGACAAAGATGGGCTGATACAGCCTGTGAAGATCACGTTTGAAGGGGTGAAGAGGAATAAGCTGAAGTGA
- a CDS encoding DUF3078 domain-containing protein, which produces MKYVFLLLTLCSLRLSAQDKTVQGLRSESSRTISKNTSDTSKRAWKTGGTFNLNVNQGALSNWAAGGDKFSLSLTSLLNLYAHYKQGRHSWDNSLDLAYGMVNTTSLGQRKSDDRIDFVSKYGYELDNKKWYLSTLLNFRSQFAKGYAYPTDSTKVLTSNVMSPAYIVLSLGMDYKPVEGFSLFLSPITARWVIVQNDSLAAVGAFGVDSGKNVKMEVGAYASVNWSKNLTPTTSYKTRLELFSNYRHDPFNIDIFWTNIVAVKVTKLINMNLSVDLIYDNDVKTVKADGTAGGATAQIKELLGVGFVYKF; this is translated from the coding sequence ATGAAATATGTATTCCTGCTGCTCACCCTATGCAGCCTGCGCCTATCTGCACAAGACAAAACTGTTCAAGGCCTACGAAGTGAATCCAGCCGTACCATTAGCAAAAACACGTCTGATACCAGCAAGCGCGCCTGGAAAACAGGGGGCACTTTCAACCTGAATGTGAACCAGGGAGCATTGAGCAACTGGGCAGCAGGGGGTGACAAATTCTCGCTGTCACTGACATCTTTGCTGAACTTATATGCGCATTATAAACAAGGCCGTCATTCCTGGGATAATAGTCTGGACCTCGCTTATGGTATGGTGAATACCACGAGCCTGGGACAACGGAAGTCGGATGACCGGATAGACTTTGTATCGAAATATGGCTATGAGCTGGATAATAAGAAATGGTACCTGAGTACGCTGCTGAACTTCAGGAGCCAGTTTGCCAAAGGGTATGCCTACCCTACCGATTCCACCAAGGTACTTACCTCCAATGTCATGTCGCCAGCCTATATAGTCTTATCGTTAGGTATGGACTATAAACCGGTAGAGGGGTTTTCGCTGTTCCTTTCGCCGATCACGGCCAGGTGGGTCATTGTACAAAATGATTCATTGGCGGCTGTGGGGGCTTTTGGGGTAGATAGCGGTAAGAATGTAAAAATGGAAGTGGGTGCTTATGCTTCGGTGAACTGGAGTAAGAATCTTACGCCTACTACTTCCTATAAAACGAGGCTGGAGCTGTTTTCCAACTACCGGCATGACCCGTTTAATATAGACATATTCTGGACGAATATAGTAGCGGTGAAGGTGACCAAGCTGATCAATATGAACCTTTCTGTTGATCTGATCTACGACAATGATGTAAAGACGGTGAAGGCGGATGGCACGGCCGGCGGGGCTACGGCGCAGATCAAAGAGTTGCTGGGCGTGGGTTTCGTCTATAAATTTTAA
- a CDS encoding phosphatidylinositol-specific phospholipase C/glycerophosphodiester phosphodiesterase family protein, with protein MKKLLLSLVGCYTLMAVAQPTVYTTANAHSHNDYEKPVPFRAAYNEGFGSVEADLHLINDTLWVAHDSATPGVSPSFEQLYLQPLNQEVNLHKGFPYVDHNKSLQLLIDLKTDGVPTLAKVVAVLQRYPALTNCTQIRFVISGSRPDPAAWNQYPAFIWFDGNLGESYTPATLSKIALLSASFTKHSTWNGKGRLIAKEQDSLQKLIAGAHALGKPVRFWASPDNTNAWYQLMKLKVDYLNTDRTRELGAFLKKLQKNSYRNDKA; from the coding sequence ATGAAAAAACTCTTGCTCTCTTTGGTTGGTTGTTATACCTTGATGGCCGTTGCCCAACCTACCGTGTATACGACGGCCAATGCCCATTCCCACAACGATTATGAAAAGCCTGTCCCTTTTCGCGCAGCCTACAACGAAGGGTTTGGTTCCGTGGAAGCCGATCTTCACCTCATCAATGATACCTTATGGGTGGCCCACGATAGCGCAACACCGGGCGTCAGTCCCAGCTTTGAACAATTGTACCTGCAGCCCCTCAACCAGGAAGTAAACCTGCATAAAGGCTTTCCTTATGTAGATCACAATAAATCCTTACAACTGCTCATCGACCTCAAAACAGATGGCGTTCCCACCCTCGCCAAAGTGGTGGCTGTCCTGCAGCGATATCCCGCCCTTACCAATTGTACACAGATCAGGTTCGTGATCTCCGGCAGTCGCCCCGATCCCGCCGCCTGGAACCAATACCCCGCCTTTATTTGGTTTGATGGAAATCTCGGTGAATCCTATACCCCTGCCACCCTGTCAAAAATTGCCCTGTTGAGTGCCAGCTTTACCAAACATTCCACCTGGAATGGCAAAGGCCGCCTCATCGCCAAAGAGCAGGACAGCCTGCAAAAGCTGATCGCCGGCGCGCATGCCCTGGGCAAACCCGTTCGCTTTTGGGCCTCTCCCGATAATACCAATGCCTGGTACCAGTTGATGAAGCTAAAGGTGGATTACCTCAATACCGACCGTACCCGTGAACTGGGCGCTTTCCTCAAAAAACTACAGAAGAACAGCTATCGCAACGATAAAGCATAG
- a CDS encoding flavin monoamine oxidase family protein, protein MSSSVLIIGAGAAGLMAARELSAHGHPVTILEARNRAGGRMHTLHPTAFSVPVEAGAEFVHGKLPLTLQLLQEAGIAYTPVEGRMIEVRKGRWHRQDHFVDGWDTLMEHLQALQQDMTVREFLDTHFTEHRYEELRRSVQRFAEGYDGADINKASVLSLRSEWEKEEEEQYHITGGYERLTDYLIAQCIRQRCLLHFNTTIKHIRWQESGVEAISRDGQSFQASKVIITIPLGVWQQPAGQASIGFTPAIEQQFTAFRQIGFSAVIKISLEFKQPFWQEYEKELGFLFSEEIFPTWWTQLPHPAPFLTGWINGPQAASFTQTPPEKMLQYALYSLAGIFGLPLIFLEQQLVASQITDWGADPFAQGAYSYDMLPSRAARQVLQQPVSNTLFLAGEALYEGPHPGTVEAALVSGKEAAAKLIAVLPR, encoded by the coding sequence ATGTCTTCATCTGTTCTGATCATTGGTGCAGGTGCAGCCGGGTTGATGGCTGCCCGCGAATTATCGGCCCATGGCCATCCTGTTACTATCCTCGAGGCACGCAACCGGGCCGGTGGCCGTATGCATACCCTCCATCCCACCGCTTTTAGCGTGCCTGTCGAAGCCGGTGCCGAATTTGTGCATGGAAAATTGCCCCTCACCCTGCAGTTATTACAGGAAGCCGGTATCGCCTATACCCCCGTGGAAGGCCGTATGATTGAAGTACGCAAAGGACGCTGGCACCGGCAGGATCATTTTGTAGACGGATGGGATACCCTCATGGAGCACTTACAGGCATTGCAACAGGATATGACCGTGCGCGAATTCCTCGACACCCATTTCACCGAACACCGCTATGAAGAGCTGCGGCGTTCCGTACAGCGCTTTGCCGAAGGATATGATGGCGCCGATATCAACAAAGCCAGTGTGCTCTCCTTGCGCAGCGAATGGGAAAAAGAAGAGGAAGAACAATACCATATCACCGGTGGGTATGAGCGCCTTACCGATTACCTCATAGCACAATGCATCAGGCAGCGCTGTTTATTGCACTTCAATACTACAATAAAACATATTCGCTGGCAGGAGAGTGGGGTAGAGGCCATTTCCCGGGATGGACAATCCTTCCAGGCCAGTAAGGTCATTATTACCATTCCCCTCGGCGTGTGGCAGCAGCCTGCTGGCCAGGCCAGTATCGGATTTACCCCGGCTATCGAACAGCAGTTCACCGCCTTCCGTCAGATCGGGTTCAGCGCCGTCATCAAGATCAGCCTGGAATTTAAACAGCCTTTCTGGCAGGAATATGAAAAGGAGCTGGGGTTCCTGTTCAGTGAAGAGATATTTCCTACCTGGTGGACACAACTCCCGCATCCCGCCCCTTTCCTCACAGGTTGGATCAATGGCCCCCAGGCCGCTTCCTTCACCCAAACTCCACCCGAAAAAATGCTGCAATATGCCCTTTATTCCCTGGCAGGCATATTTGGTTTGCCGCTTATCTTCCTTGAGCAGCAACTGGTGGCTTCACAGATTACCGACTGGGGGGCCGATCCATTTGCCCAGGGCGCTTATTCTTATGATATGCTGCCTTCCCGGGCAGCCCGCCAGGTTTTACAACAACCTGTGTCAAACACCTTGTTTCTTGCGGGCGAAGCCCTCTATGAAGGCCCTCACCCCGGTACCGTAGAAGCTGCCCTTGTAAGCGGCAAAGAGGCGGCAGCGAAGCTGATCGCTGTTTTACCTCGTTAA